A window from Cellulomonas sp. C5510 encodes these proteins:
- a CDS encoding ABC transporter permease, which yields MRFAVRRTVFYLFTAWAAITINFFLPRMMKGDPVSAYLQKNQGRISPEAADSLRTLFGLDDGKGLLQQYADYWGLLLRGDLGRSFSKGLAPVTDVIATALPWTVGLVGIATVLSFFLGTGLGSWIGWRRGSRADALVPVATFFSTVPYFWMGLIAIAVFSTTLGWFPASHAYDKGSSPALTLDFVGQVIQHGTLPALTIVLASLGGWILGMRNMMVTVLDEDYVTVAEAKGLSPRRVMVNYAARNAVLPQLSSFALSLGFIVGGTLVMELVFSYPGVGKLLLDATTAKDYPLMQGLFLVITLTVLVANILADVAYAVLDPRTRQTEG from the coding sequence GTGAGATTCGCCGTGCGCCGCACCGTGTTCTACCTGTTCACGGCCTGGGCGGCCATCACCATCAACTTCTTCCTGCCCCGCATGATGAAGGGCGACCCCGTCTCGGCCTACCTGCAGAAGAACCAGGGCCGGATCAGCCCGGAGGCCGCCGACTCGCTGCGGACGCTGTTCGGGCTCGACGACGGCAAGGGCCTGCTGCAGCAGTACGCCGACTACTGGGGGCTGCTGCTGCGCGGCGACCTCGGCCGGTCGTTCTCCAAGGGGCTCGCGCCCGTCACCGACGTCATCGCGACGGCCCTGCCGTGGACCGTCGGCCTCGTGGGCATCGCGACCGTCCTCAGCTTCTTCCTCGGCACCGGCCTCGGGTCGTGGATCGGGTGGCGCCGCGGCAGCCGCGCGGACGCCCTCGTCCCCGTCGCGACGTTCTTCTCGACCGTGCCGTACTTCTGGATGGGCCTCATCGCGATCGCCGTGTTCTCCACGACGCTCGGCTGGTTCCCCGCGTCCCACGCCTACGACAAGGGCAGCAGCCCGGCGCTGACGCTCGACTTCGTCGGGCAGGTGATCCAGCACGGCACGCTGCCGGCGCTCACCATCGTGCTCGCGTCGCTGGGCGGCTGGATCCTCGGGATGCGCAACATGATGGTCACCGTCCTCGACGAGGACTACGTGACCGTCGCCGAGGCGAAGGGCCTGTCCCCGCGGCGCGTGATGGTGAACTACGCCGCCCGCAACGCGGTGCTGCCGCAGCTGTCGTCGTTCGCGCTGTCGCTCGGGTTCATCGTCGGCGGCACGCTCGTCATGGAGCTGGTGTTCTCCTACCCCGGTGTCGGGAAGCTGCTGCTCGACGCCACCACCGCGAAGGACTACCCGCTCATGCAGGGGCTGTTCCTCGTCATCACGCTGACCGTCCTGGTCGCGAACATCCTGGCGGACGTCGCGTACGCCGTCCTCGACCCGCGCACCCGCCAGACGGAGGGCTGA
- a CDS encoding ABC transporter permease: protein MTFPTTTATEEAAAPVGPGPSGAASRGTGAAARLGRAFAMFRNGKSLTGLAILGFFVLLAVFGDLIAPYGPLDKDFDALRQPPSAQHWLGTTHMGEDVFSQIVLGTRGVLVVGFSAGVIATLIAVAVGVTAGYVAGWRSESLSALTNVFLVLPGLPLMIIVASQYDNPSLLLISAVLAITGWAWGGRVLRAQTMSLRNRDFVQAARANGEPLHRIIAVEMLPNLTAIIASSFVGTVTAAVLGLTTLAFIGVIPITNLNWGTILYWAQQNGAFPDFWWWYVPAGLCIALLGMALSLINFGIDEYVNPRLRSAGERARAMRRRGLRPTSGVTAVRTTPLHPPQPRQHSEQKDPS from the coding sequence ATGACGTTCCCCACCACCACCGCCACCGAGGAGGCCGCGGCCCCCGTCGGGCCCGGGCCGTCCGGAGCCGCGTCGCGCGGCACGGGCGCCGCCGCGCGGCTCGGCCGGGCGTTCGCGATGTTCCGCAACGGCAAGTCGCTGACGGGGCTCGCGATCCTCGGGTTCTTCGTCCTGCTGGCGGTCTTCGGCGACCTCATCGCCCCGTACGGGCCGCTCGACAAGGACTTCGACGCCCTCCGGCAGCCGCCGTCCGCCCAGCACTGGCTCGGCACCACGCACATGGGCGAGGACGTGTTCAGCCAGATCGTCCTGGGCACCCGCGGGGTGCTCGTCGTCGGGTTCAGCGCCGGCGTCATCGCGACCCTCATCGCGGTGGCCGTGGGCGTCACCGCCGGCTACGTCGCCGGGTGGCGCAGCGAGTCGCTGTCGGCGCTGACCAACGTGTTCCTCGTGCTGCCCGGCCTGCCGCTGATGATCATCGTGGCCTCGCAGTACGACAACCCGAGCCTGCTGCTCATCTCGGCGGTGCTCGCCATCACCGGCTGGGCGTGGGGCGGCCGCGTGCTGCGCGCGCAGACGATGTCGCTGCGCAACCGCGACTTCGTGCAGGCCGCCCGCGCCAACGGCGAGCCGCTGCACCGCATCATCGCGGTGGAGATGCTGCCGAACCTCACGGCGATCATCGCCTCGTCGTTCGTCGGCACCGTGACCGCCGCCGTGCTGGGCCTCACGACGCTGGCGTTCATCGGGGTCATCCCCATCACGAACCTCAACTGGGGCACGATCCTGTACTGGGCGCAGCAGAACGGCGCGTTCCCCGACTTCTGGTGGTGGTACGTGCCGGCCGGGCTGTGCATCGCGCTGCTCGGCATGGCGCTGTCGCTCATCAACTTCGGCATCGACGAGTACGTGAACCCGCGGCTGCGGTCCGCGGGGGAGCGGGCCCGTGCGATGCGCAGGCGGGGCCTGCGTCCGACCAGCGGCGTCACCGCCGTCCGCACCACCCCGCTCCACCCGCCGCAGCCGCGGCAGCACTCCGAGCAGAAGGACCCCTCGTGA